The DNA segment ttggcatagttattgtgtatatgtgtaatagttatgtgtataatgtgtatagttattgtgtataatgtgtatagTTATTGTGTATTATTGTACATCACCATATAACATTCTGAACTGGTTTAACTTGGCTGGCGTGTGTAGAAGCAGATGGGTGCACACATATTGTGCTGAGATGGTGAGAAGGAAGCTTTGTCATCAGCATCCTCAGATGTGTGAGGCCTGTGTGAGGTAGTGGCTGTGCATATTCAGCTGTTTTGTAAACATCTTCTTTTTCAAGTTATATTATCAGTCtgtttgtttcctttctttctctttgtttttgcacaCGGATACTCTTAACCCCCTGGTGGTGGGTGAATAAATTGCAAGCCACTGCATTTTTGTCTCCATGCTGCCTTTTTGTGCCTAAAGACCCTCAACACTTAAccctttgacagtgtgtgtgtgtgtgtgtgtgtgtgtgtttgttaggcatagttgttgtgtaatgtgtgtgtgtgtgttaagcatagttcttttgtaatgtgtgtgtgtgtgtgagagaaagggcatagttattgtgttgtgtgtgtgtgtgtgtgtgtgtgtgtgtgtgtgtgtgtgtgtgtgtgtgtgtgtgtctgtgagagagagagagtcatagagagagagttattgtgttgagtgtgtgtgtgtgtgtgtgtgtgtgtgtgtgtgtgtgttaggcatagttattgtgttttgtgtgtgtgtgtgtgtgtgtgtgtgtgtgtgtctgtgtgagagagagagtcatagagagagagttattgtgttgagtgtgtgtgtgtgtgtttgtgtgttttaggcatagttattgtgtaatgtgtgtgtggttcctgtcctctgtgtatctgttgttctgcacatgcagagaaataaaatgtctaaataaaatcctaaaataaaatgtctaaataaatatatttagagAATATAACATGGGAGTGGGTTAATGGTGACGGATGTGTCTTCATTTTTGAGTTGattaattcattttgtttttctctaaAGCCAAAACAGAGAGTATTAATCTGTTCTTTCTCCATGTGTCAACCTCAAATGCATAACTGACTTGGCCATCACATGCATTGCAGTAGTATAATGAGTAAGGTTACATTTCCAAACAATGCATCACTGTAGCATGCAGGTAGATGAGTGAGGGCAGATGTGAGTTTggtctccagagtgactcttCAGGCAGGTGTTtggaatgaaatgtgtttatttcacgTTTAGATGGAAAGCTGCTTCCTGTGCTCTGTGGCTTCTCACAGATCATCTTCATCTGTTCAGAGTGatgtcagacatgttttctCTTCAGACATGACCTTGGAGAAAATACATTCTCATACAAGCTGtcatcatttctgttttattatGAAGGACtgattgtatgtttttttgttgttgtatgcAGCAAAGGATATGTTGGCAGTCATTTTGATAAGCTCTTTGCAAATCAACATTCTCTCATACTCGCCTCTCTATTCGATAGAAGTGGGAACAATGTAAATTAattacacagaaatataaataaactacaCAAATGTCTTCGGACACAAACTACATGAGGGCCTTAAAAAATGACATTAATTTtcaaaatagagaaaaaaagaaaaacattgatGATCATAGAGATGCTGCGGGTGACCAGACTATCCAGCAGTATGACTTGTGTTTGGGTACATTACAAATAAActtttacacaaacaacaaagaaaacagtgttcattttACAATCTTAAATGCAGTCATTATTCATAATCATCATTGTTATGTTTCACaaattctctcccactctccaaattttacaaaagaaaaagacaaagtttTTTATCTTCTCAATGAATGTCACGCAAAAGAAACTCTTTTGATCAGTCTGCTGAATGGCTCAAGTCCAGAGAATAACGTGTAGTTCAGGCTGTTCTCCcgtccacagacacacctgttATGTTCACACTTTcatcaactgttccatcattcAGCAAAGATTCGCATGTACTGAGACTCTTAGGGTTctgcagaactgtgtgtgtgtttgtgtgtagtatcAGTTTGATAGGCCACATAATATTCTTAAGCAGGCTTCTCTGTCTGGGTTTGATCCTCAGGtacagctgtgagagagagaggagagagatagagatgagcTCCAAATATAAGCAGTGGATACTGTAACACAGTAATATATTTACATTGATATCTACAAGAATAGATACGGAATACTCTTacagcagtgtttcccaaacttttaCAGTCTCCAGCTATGTACCACCCCACGCCCCATGCTGTCGCCGGCAGGTGCAACCTCGATAGTAGGCCTTCTACTACtagtagcggttggtgtctctctggacTGGGTATTAACCAGTTATCAATTTTCCGTGCAGCAACCGGAATGAGCTCCCGCTTCTCTAGACAGGGCATCAGCGAgtggaattctgacgagggagctaaGGAGTTGTGGCAGCTAGGGAGTTGTtgcctatgttttgactaacctacctgtagctatttttatattttgctgaacactacaatgtatacatgagtgtatttttggcattgcgactcggctattcagactatttaagatgtcattataggtcagtttgaaaatgtaatgggctgtttcactttaaaaatgcaaatcacatgtttttttcccgCGTACCTCCTACGTTCCTCTGCGTACctctgggggtacgcgtaccccagtttgggaaacactgctctacagcaatcgcacacacacagagacagacagacagactgaccccCAGCAGGTTTCGGGGGATGTAGCCCTCCTTGTCCTCACAGCGCAGGATGGTCATGCAGTCCCCCTCCCTGAAGGACAGCTCGTCCTCAGCCTCTGCCTCATAGTCCCACAGGCCATACACCACCCCTCTGTTCATGATGCCCAGCTTCTGCTgaacacctgtaaaacacacacacccacacacacacacacacacacacacacacacacacacacacacacacaccccacactaaTACACTCAGGCCATACACCATCCCTctgttcatgatgcccatcttctcctgaacacctgtaaaacacacacacacacacacacacacattaatacacaggccatacaccacccctctattcatgatgcccatcttctcctgaacacctgtaaaaaacacacacacacacacacacacacacacacacactgaccatagAGGAACTGTGAGCACTGGGCgtatccctcctccatctcctcacacacacacacacacacacacacacacacacacacacacacacacacacacactgaccgtagAGGAACTGTGAGCACTGGGCgtatccctcctccatctcctcacactTGTCGGCAGCCTTCTGCATGTCGCTGTGGGTGACGGAAAACACGGCCGCCCCGGACTCAACCAGGAACTTACACACCTGCACATTATTACAGGAGGCAGCACAGTGCAGAGGGGTCCTggtcggggagagagagagagagagggagtgagagagcgagagagagaggaagacagcaggaagagaaatgaagagaaaagcaggagaggggtgagggggaatgagagggaaagagcgagaggtaagtaaagaaggagagagagatagaacgtAGGAGGGAAAGAACAAGAGATATGAGATGAAAGAATATTACAACATTATTGTCCCAGTACCAGGAAAACCATCCCCCCACATCTttgaacatttattttatttaaatttttttacaATTTTAATATTAAAACGGCATCATTGCAAGTGGTGACAACAAGTGCACACATCAAGCAAACCTCTCCAATAATATCTTCTTTTACCTAAAAAAGCTATATTTCTGTTATAGGATGATCGTCACAACTATCTAACAGTGAGCTATCACAAGTCGCCAGAAAAATATGAATTTTAATTTTCGTAAATATAATGTCAATGACAACGAAGCCGGAAAAAAAGATCAGTATTTCTCTGGCATCAGTGCTAGTGCAGTACTGGCCATATCCATCAGTACTTCTCCGTTTTGGAGCAGGAAGTCTTCAACAAATCAAAAGTGTTCGTCACTTTGCATTGACATCGAAATGACAGGCGATATACGCTGGTTTACTGTAACGTGATGTTGAATAATAAGCCCTGACAATGATATGAAGCCCCCTCCAACTTGGAGCTACTCTGGCCTGTAATTCTACATACTTGACTGTATGCGTTTGGTGTGAATTAGTTTGTggattctgtgtgtttgctgttgttatgAATTGGCATgatttgtgtgtggttatgaatgaagcaatgccacacacactctgaatgtTGTTGATAACACATCACAAACAGGGCTGATTCTGGGCGTCAGATTCTCACCAGCCATCACTGTTGGCCGTGTTAACGTTGACTCCAAACTGCACCAGGAACTTGACAATTTCAGTgtggcctgcacacacagagttgtgGAGGGCAATGATTCCCTCATCATTGGGCAGGCTGGGGTCAtccacctaaacacacacacacacacacacacacacacacacacgcagataaaCATATTTTAATAATGTATTTGTCTTCTACACCAAAGTAAAGTATTAAGTTCAActaacacacatgtaaatacacacagacattatagtAACTGCAAGATTGGTCCTGGGTCTTCTAAAGACAAAGTACAAACAGGGTGAAGTGCAACACTGTACACTGTACTGATTCTGTATATGATCCTCTGAACCAAGGTCATAATGTAAAGGGTAAAGTTTATAGTCTCACCTCATAGATGATCCTCTGCACCAAGGTGCAAGCTGCCCTGAAGATAGAGAAGCATTACCTGTCTTTAGACCACGACACAGATGTGATGATGACCGACACAGACCCAGAACAAGAGGCAACTTCCAACCACAATCCCTGGCCACAATTTATTCACCAATATCTAAAAAGGATAACAGTAACATGATGGGGTTTCTGTGCCTCTTGAAAACACTGGGCTCTCCGCTTCTTAAAACTCCTCTTTTAACCTCCACAAGCGTATCAGTGTAGGTATATGTACGTTTAtgaatgttttgtaaatgtatgtatgtactgtatatatactatGGGTATGAATGGTTctaagcatgcatgtgtttatgtgtacgtatgtatgatcgtatgtgtgtgtgtgtgtgtatgtgtgtgtgtactctgtgattgcatatgtgtgtgtgtgtgtgtgtgtgtgtgtgtgtgtgtgtgtgtgtgtatgtgtgtgtttatgtactctgtgattgtatatgtgtgtgtgtgtgtgtgtgcatgtgtgtgtgtatgtgtgtgtgtactctgtgattgtatatgtgtgtgtgtgtgtgtgtgtgtgtgtgtgtgtgtgtgtgtgtgtgtgtgtgtgtgtgtgtgtgtgtgaacatctcagctccagcaccaaTGTAGGAGCACAACTAATGTGTGTGGCCTCTACAAATACACCACATGTACACCACTGGTTGTGTTCAGTTCATCAGCATCTGACTGGATAGATTGCATTGATTCCCTCTGACAGGAGAAGCAAATGgagcaatgacaaacacacacacaatttcaatgAGTTTCCaattaaatgaagaaatatatTTGTACATGTCTTGTATGATTAGTTTGAAGTAGGCCATATATAGAttgaattttcttttcatagtttttttttcattcttcgacaacaattataattattaaaaaatattgGACAATTAACTATAGTCAAAACGACATTGTGCGACATCTTCAAATTTAATTAAAAGAGTTGGATATTCCATTAGAACTTAACAAAACTGTTCGCACCCTACACATTCCTAGCTctgggaaagaaagggagtggTGTAATTTGTTGAGCTGTCATATGagcaacctttcgccagaatcaagGACACTATCTTTAATCCAAATGAAACTGAAAAGACGTTATGGTGGAATGCTGAACGCTGCTACGTCTAGGGAGCCTACGTAGAAGTACGAAGGTAAAACATGTAGCTGTGTAACATATCCCGTTTTCCACGTTCCAAACAACAACTTAAACTGTCAACATGAATAGGCTATTCTTTAATAGGTTACACAAGTTCAGCaaatatacagaaacacacaaacataaggaTATAAACATATGGATATAAACATGTAGCCTATTCGGACAAAAAGGGGGAAGAAAGACTTAAACTCACATGATGCCAGGTTTCACTTCAAGTCACATGCTTTCCCCAGTTGTCTACATCAGGTGTCCAGGGTTC comes from the Clupea harengus unplaced genomic scaffold, Ch_v2.0.2, whole genome shotgun sequence genome and includes:
- the LOC122128960 gene encoding apoptosis-stimulating of p53 protein 2-like — its product is MEAFRYTALELLPFSSTIATLYLCYLAPILQSSGAACTLVQRIIYEVDDPSLPNDEGIIALHNSVCAGHTEIVKFLVQFGVNVNTANSDGWTPLHCAASCNNVQVCKFLVESGAAVFSVTHSDMQKAADKCEEMEEGYAQCSQFLYGVQQKLGIMNRGVVYGLWDYEAEAEDELSFREGDCMTILRCEDKEGYIPRNLLGLYLRIKPRQRSLLKNI